The Methanomicrobia archaeon DNA window AGTTTGTGCTTCGTTTCTGATATGGTCGAGGGCATCTTACAATTCCTCGCTATGGATGACGGCGGCGGTACCGTATTGAATCTCGGAAGCGACGAGGCGATACAGCTGGCAGAGGTGGCGAAGATGATAACCGGTTTGACCTCATCGAGCTCGAGGATCTTCAGGGTGTCGGAACCAGCGTCTGAACCCCATTTGATGGGCTCGTTCCGGACATCACCAGTGCGAAGGAATTGTTGGGCTGGGCACCGAAAACCAAGCTCGAAGACGGGTTGCGGGAGACTATAGAACGTTGCCCATTCTACCTTTAAGGAAACTAGATCAATCGGCTTCGCGGAACAAATTTCAAGCTAAGTAATAAAAATGGGGTGCACCCCAATAAACGAGGTTAGCTAGCAGGTAACAAGAACATGGACGTTGGTGTGATTGGTGTGGGCACGATGGGCCGGAACCACGTGCGTGTGTATACCGAGCTCAAGGACGTGGATGACGTTTACCTCTATGATGTTGATGGCGCTGCAGCGCGGCGCATGAGCGAGCAGTACGGCGAAGGCGTGGAGGTGAGTGATTCTATCACCTCCCTGCTGGATACGGTGGACATGGTGAGCATCTGCGCGCCAACGAAATATCACTTTGAGCTGGCCCGGCAGGCGGTTGGAATGGGCATCCACTGCCTGATCGAGAAGCCGATTTGTTCTACCAGTGAAGAGGCCGCGCAGCTCGTACAAGCGATACAGGATCACGACGTCGTGGTGGTGGGTGTAGGGCACATCGAGCGGTTCAACCCTATTGTGAAGGAGATCAAGCAGCTCATCAACCGTCCCCGGTATATCGAGATCAAACGGCTCAATCCTGCATCCACACGCATCACGGATGCGGACGTCGTGACGGACCTGATGATTCATGACATCGATCTCGTATGGAACTATTTCATGGATGGTTATTCATCGTACCATCTGGATTCGGTCTGGGATGAGGATCTGTGCACCGTAATCGCTCGATTTGGAGACTGCGCAGTGTCGCTATCCGCGAGCCGGATAGCGTGTAAGAAGACGCGGAGCATCTATGTAGAGGACGAGGATTTCTCGGTTGAGGGCGATTTCATGAACCAGGAGGTCTTCATCTATCGCAAACCGCAGAAGTACAGCGAGGTCAATTCGCGCTACGTGCAGGAGAACATCATCGAGAAGGTGCTCGTGAGCAAGGTGGAACCGCTGAAAGAGGAGCTGAAGACGTTTGTGCGGTGCGCGAAAGACGGGGGAGCATTTTCGGTGACGGCCGAGCAGGCGCTCCTGGAAGATATCAAGTGGGGACTGCATGGCTGATTCGGGTGAGGCGGTATCAGATGCAGGACCGCAATGCTTGAGCGTAACCTTTAACAAGCATCAGCGCGAAGAGATTTATTAGTACGTGATGAAACTTAAAGAAGTGGAGATACGAGTCCCCGAGGAGCTGCGTACGGAAGAAGTAGTGCTCGCGTTGGCAGTTGAGCTTTACCGCGAGGGCCGATTGACGCTCAAACAGGCCG harbors:
- a CDS encoding Gfo/Idh/MocA family oxidoreductase codes for the protein MDVGVIGVGTMGRNHVRVYTELKDVDDVYLYDVDGAAARRMSEQYGEGVEVSDSITSLLDTVDMVSICAPTKYHFELARQAVGMGIHCLIEKPICSTSEEAAQLVQAIQDHDVVVVGVGHIERFNPIVKEIKQLINRPRYIEIKRLNPASTRITDADVVTDLMIHDIDLVWNYFMDGYSSYHLDSVWDEDLCTVIARFGDCAVSLSASRIACKKTRSIYVEDEDFSVEGDFMNQEVFIYRKPQKYSEVNSRYVQENIIEKVLVSKVEPLKEELKTFVRCAKDGGAFSVTAEQALLEDIKWGLHG